TTCCGCCTGCGCTTCGATCTGGCTCTGGAATTCGATTTTATCGAGCTTGGACAAGCCATCGACCAGGTTGGCGACCGGCGCGCCGAAGCGTTCGATCAGCTCGTCCTTCTTGACGTCCTGGTCTTCCATCACATCGTGCAGCAGCGCGGCCATGATGGCCTGCGCGTCGAGCTTCCAGTCGGCGCAAATCTCGGCCACCGCGATCGGATGCGAGATGTACGGTTCGCCCGATTTCCGGACCTGGCCCAGGTGCATTTCGTCCGAGAAGCGATAGGCTTCCTTGACCTTTTTCAGGTCGGCGGCCGTCATGTAGTCGGACAGTTTTTCGGTCAGGTGCGTGACCGAGGCAACGCCGGCGGTCAGGGTAGGCGTGGCCAGGGGCGACGAGGAAATCACGGGGGGAGCTGGTGGTGGCAAGGATGCTGCGATGGTGGAGGCGGTGCTATCGCCTGCATGTGCACCCGAAAGGGTGCCCGACGTGGCACCAGCCGGCGTGGCAGCCGGCTGCTTGGCCCGGGAGGGCGTGGCGTTCAGTGTCGGGTCGGCAGGGATCAGGTTCATACGTGTGCGTTCCGTCGTGTTGAGGTTGCATTCTCCACCTTCGGGAACGCGGGTCCACCTTACATGGGGACCTTTTTCAACATTTCGATACCGACTTTGCCGGCGGCGATTTCACGCAGGGCGACAACGGTAGGCTTGTCCTTGGCTTCCACTTTCGGGGTGTGGCCTTGCAGCAGTTGGCGCGCGCGGTAGGTGGCGGCCAGGGTCAGCTGGAAACGGTTAGGGATGTTCTTGAGACAATCTTCAATAGTAATGCGTGCCATGATATAGCTCCTAAAATCTTTTATTCAGCGTGGATACCCAATTGGGCAAATAGCGAGGCGTTGCGTGCCGCTTGTTGCGCAAACCGGCAACGGGCCGCTCTGACAATCGCGGTAAGCTCGGACAACGCGATTGCGAATTCTTCGTTGATGATAGCATACTCGAACTCGGGAGCGTGGGCGATTTCACCCCCTGCGGCAAGCAGCCGGCGGGTGATCACATGCGGCTCGTCGGTGGCGCGTTTTTTCAGTCTGTCTTCGAGCGCGGCGATCGATGGCGGCAGGATGAAAATGCCGGTCGCCTGCGGGAATTGCTTGCGCACCTGGCGCGCACCTTGCCAGTCGATTTCCAGCAAAATATCGGTGCCTTTTTTCATCTCCTGCTCGACCATGATGCGCGACGTGCCGTAGTAATTGCCGTGCACTTCGGCCCATTCCAGGAACTCGCCGGCCTCGGCGCGCGCGACGAAATCTTCGGCGGTGGTGAAATAGTACTGCTCGCCGTGGGTTTCACCGGGACGCGGCTGGCGCGTGGTGGTGGAAATCGACAGCTTGATCGCCGGCTCCTGCGCCAGCAGGGCATTGACCAGCGTGGACTTGCCGGCGCCGGACGGCGCGGCCACCACAAATAAACTGCCGGCGAAAGCGTGGGTTAAGCTCATGTTTATCTCTCAAACGTAAAAGGCGCCGAAGAGGACGCCCAAAGGCGTATTTTACCAAGAGCCATGAGCGCGCTCCAATTTACAAAAGGCCGATCAGGTATTGGGCCGCTGCCGGCGCCCGTTCCTTGGCGCCGTTGATGAAATAGATGAACACGTCGCGCGTCTTTTTGCTGTCTTTCGCCGCCCCCACGTGCGGTAGCGTGACGGGAACGGCGCCTTGCTGCCATTGGCTTGCCACGTCGGCCCATTTTTTTAATGCAGGCTTGGTGTAGCCCGTGATGCGTGCGCTTTGGGCGTTGAGCAGCCGTGCGTAAACAAAGTCGCCGGTGAGGTCGGCGTACGATGGAAAATCGGGTGCATCGGCAAACACGGTGGCGACCTTGTACTTGCGCGCCAGCTTCAGGTAGTCGTCGCACATGAAACTGTCGTGGCGCGTGTCGAGCACATGGCGCAGCTTGCGCGTGCCGAGTTTTGCCGGCAGCAATTTGAAAAACGCTTCGAGGTCGTCGGGATCGAACTGCTTGGTGGGGGCGAGCTGCCACAGCAGCGGGCCGAGCTTGTCGCCCAGTTCGGCCAGGCCGCTGTGGACGAAGCGCTCGACCGATTCGCCGGCCTCGGCCAGCACACGGCGGTTGCTGGCATAGCGGCTGGCCTTGACGGAGAAGACGAAGTCGTCCGGCGTTTGCGCGTGCCACGACGCAAAATGTTCGGGCTTGGCGGTGCGGTAATAAGTGCCGTTGATTTCGATGGTGGTGACCCGGCGGCTCGCATATGCAAGCGCCTTTTTTTGCGGCACGTCCGGCGGATAAAACGTCTCGCGCCATGGCGCGTAATCCCATCCACCGATGCCCACCCGAATTGACGTCGCCATGCTCCGCTCCCGATTTGAGCTGCCGTAGTTGAGTTCAAATGATAGCGGGATTTTTAAAGCCGGGCTCTTTTCCTTTTGCAAACGAACCCAATATTAACGGGAAATTTTACTTACCGGGAAAATTATGAAAGACCTCATCGTCGTCGCCACCCTGACCGCCAGGCCGGGCCACGAAGCCACCCTCAAAGCGGCGCTGGAAAAAATCGTCCCGCCCAGCCGCGCCGAAGCCGGCTGCTCGCGCTACGAGCTGCACGCAGATATCGAGCACGCGGGACGGTTTGTGATGATCGAGACGTGGCGCGATCAGCAGGCCCTGACCGAGCATGAAGCGACGCCGCACTTCCAGGCGCTGTTGCAGGAAGTGGGCGGCAAGGTGGACGTGCAGGTATTGAAACTGGACAAGCTGCTGTAAGGCGTCTTACTCGAGGTTTTGCACCTGCTCGCGCATCTGCTCGATCAGCAGCTTCAATTCCATCGACGCGTCGGCCAGTTCCTTGACCGATGCCTTGGCGCCCAGGGTGTTGGCTTCGCGGTTCAGCTCCTGCATCATGAAGTCCAGGCGCTTGCCGACCTGGCCGCCTTTTTTCAGGATGTGGCGGGTTTCGCCCAGGTGCGCCGACAGCCGGCCCAGTTCTTCGGCGACGTCGATGCGGATGCCGTACAAGATCACTTCCTGGCGGATGCGCTCCAATGCATCCTGGCGCGACAGCGACGAATTCGAGCCCTGGCAGGCCAGCCCCAGCGCGTCCTGCATGCGCTCGACCGCTTTTTGCTGGAATGCCGCCACCACTTGCGGAATCAACGGGGTG
This is a stretch of genomic DNA from Duganella zoogloeoides. It encodes these proteins:
- a CDS encoding putative quinol monooxygenase produces the protein MKDLIVVATLTARPGHEATLKAALEKIVPPSRAEAGCSRYELHADIEHAGRFVMIETWRDQQALTEHEATPHFQALLQEVGGKVDVQVLKLDKLL
- the gmk gene encoding guanylate kinase; this translates as MSLTHAFAGSLFVVAAPSGAGKSTLVNALLAQEPAIKLSISTTTRQPRPGETHGEQYYFTTAEDFVARAEAGEFLEWAEVHGNYYGTSRIMVEQEMKKGTDILLEIDWQGARQVRKQFPQATGIFILPPSIAALEDRLKKRATDEPHVITRRLLAAGGEIAHAPEFEYAIINEEFAIALSELTAIVRAARCRFAQQAARNASLFAQLGIHAE
- the rpoZ gene encoding DNA-directed RNA polymerase subunit omega: MARITIEDCLKNIPNRFQLTLAATYRARQLLQGHTPKVEAKDKPTVVALREIAAGKVGIEMLKKVPM
- a CDS encoding DUF72 domain-containing protein yields the protein MATSIRVGIGGWDYAPWRETFYPPDVPQKKALAYASRRVTTIEINGTYYRTAKPEHFASWHAQTPDDFVFSVKASRYASNRRVLAEAGESVERFVHSGLAELGDKLGPLLWQLAPTKQFDPDDLEAFFKLLPAKLGTRKLRHVLDTRHDSFMCDDYLKLARKYKVATVFADAPDFPSYADLTGDFVYARLLNAQSARITGYTKPALKKWADVASQWQQGAVPVTLPHVGAAKDSKKTRDVFIYFINGAKERAPAAAQYLIGLL